The Desulfomonilia bacterium region GGGCATTCCGCAAAAAGATAATCCGATGTTTTATCCCCTGGTAATTTTATCCCCAGGTAAATGAAAGGCAAACCTTATGGCTTCTGCTTGCCCCCCATTCCCAAAAACAGCCAATACCTATTTGGGCAACAGGCCGTTTAAGCTTGACATTTCCGTTGATTGGCTTTAGGATTTCAACATGGGCAGACCGCTGAGAATCGAATATCCCGGAGCACTGTATCATATCGTCAGCCGGGGCAACGAAAGGTCGGACATATTCAGGGATGACGCCGACAGGCTCATGTTTCTGGACATTCTCAAAGATTATCATGAAAGGTTCGGCATCCTGATTCATTGCTATGTGCTGATGGACAACCATTATCATCTTGTCGTTGAAACGCCTCAGGCTAATCTTTTAAAGGTAATGCACGGACTCAACAGCGGATACACGGGGTATTTCAACAGGAAATACAACCGGTCGGGACACCTCTTTCAGGGCAGGTACAAGGCTATCGTCATTGACAAGGAGAGCTATCTTATCGAATTATCCAGATATATCCACCTCAATCCTGTCAGGGCCGGGATGGTCGAACATCCAGAACAGTATGCCTGGAGCAGCTATAAGGGGTACCTGCTGAAGAGAAATTCATCGGACTGGGTGGATTATTCCTGGATTCTGGGGGCGTTAGGGAACAGTAATCA contains the following coding sequences:
- a CDS encoding transposase — its product is MGRPLRIEYPGALYHIVSRGNERSDIFRDDADRLMFLDILKDYHERFGILIHCYVLMDNHYHLVVETPQANLLKVMHGLNSGYTGYFNRKYNRSGHLFQGRYKAIVIDKESYLIELSRYIHLNPVRAGMVEHPEQYAWSSYKGYLLKRNSSDWVDYSWILGALGNSNQRRLYKEYVSSETPESQMRKLYGRIILGSDEFISSLKKVLPKDSGEGILKKRLLNSDSDPHTILKITAEEFGMTPDELKTKGVHRDTAIYLVRRYSGLGNRGTGELFGGMHYTAVSRLCTSFSKEQEKDRKLKSRVENILSRLKA